One segment of Campylobacter hominis ATCC BAA-381 DNA contains the following:
- a CDS encoding YlxR family protein: MNKHHKPIRMCVMCKNRFFQKDLKRFRYKAGFGRSFYICDECLGKNINKIKKIVSKFENFRNLDDLTLKEKLLNGC; this comes from the coding sequence TTGAATAAGCACCATAAGCCGATTAGAATGTGCGTGATGTGTAAAAACCGCTTTTTTCAAAAAGATTTAAAACGTTTTAGATATAAAGCCGGTTTCGGCAGAAGCTTTTATATTTGTGATGAGTGTTTGGGAAAAAATATAAATAAAATAAAAAAAATCGTTTCTAAATTTGAAAATTTTAGAAATTTGGATGATTTAACATTGAAGGAGAAACTTTTAAATGGGTGTTAG
- the thrB gene encoding homoserine kinase, whose protein sequence is MVIKVPATSANLGPGFDALGLSLNLFNIITINESPIFCISLNGEGSQNLNLKKHNMFISIFNEITRKFDTKLPNFRFVFENNIPFSRGLGSSSAVIVGAIASAYKICGIKIDKNKILNEALVYENHPDNIAPAAFGGFVSSVIYKNSVITQKSEIGEDIKAVVVIPDKQMQTRKSRTMLPKNFTIKECVTNLSHAAFLTSCFVKKDYKNLKFGCIDVMHEELRMQNLPELFEVRKIAYENGALMSSLSGSGSSFLNIVYKDDAKNLAKILSAKFPKFTVKILDFDNGGFAFE, encoded by the coding sequence TTGGTTATAAAAGTTCCGGCAACCAGTGCAAATCTTGGTCCAGGTTTTGATGCGCTTGGACTTAGTCTTAATCTGTTTAATATCATTACAATTAATGAATCGCCTATATTTTGCATATCTCTTAATGGTGAAGGCAGTCAAAATTTAAATCTTAAAAAGCACAATATGTTTATTTCGATTTTTAATGAAATTACCAGAAAATTTGATACGAAATTGCCGAATTTCCGTTTTGTTTTTGAAAACAACATTCCGTTTTCTCGTGGGCTTGGAAGCAGTTCCGCTGTAATTGTAGGAGCTATTGCTTCGGCTTATAAAATTTGTGGCATCAAAATTGATAAAAATAAAATTTTAAATGAGGCTTTGGTTTATGAAAATCATCCGGACAATATCGCACCTGCTGCATTCGGCGGATTTGTAAGTTCCGTGATTTATAAAAATTCGGTCATTACTCAAAAAAGTGAAATCGGTGAAGATATAAAAGCTGTCGTCGTGATACCGGATAAACAAATGCAAACGAGAAAATCGCGTACAATGCTGCCTAAAAATTTTACAATTAAAGAGTGTGTGACCAATCTTTCACATGCCGCGTTTTTAACAAGCTGCTTTGTGAAAAAGGATTATAAAAATTTAAAATTCGGTTGTATTGACGTAATGCATGAAGAACTTCGCATGCAAAATTTACCGGAACTTTTTGAAGTTCGAAAAATTGCATATGAAAACGGCGCTTTGATGAGTTCGCTTTCAGGTTCCGGATCAAGTTTTTTAAATATAGTTTATAAAGATGACGCAAAAAATTTAGCTAAAATTTTAAGCGCTAAATTTCCAAAATTTACGGTTAAAATTTTGGATTTTGATAACGGTGGTTTCGCTTTTGAATAA
- a CDS encoding glycoprotease has protein sequence MVALNSPVMIGIYENGILMREILSGAGEKASDFLIDKMDEILDCYEIKELIYANTPGSFMGIKVSYVILKTLSTVLNLPFKAINGFELNNFLPISANKSVSFVYENGNIVLKKAKSTALKLPQNLSKVNKSNDTIPDYVISAV, from the coding sequence GTGGTGGCTTTAAATTCACCTGTAATGATCGGTATTTATGAAAACGGCATTTTAATGCGTGAAATTTTAAGTGGTGCCGGCGAAAAAGCAAGTGATTTTTTAATTGATAAAATGGATGAAATTTTAGATTGTTATGAAATTAAAGAGTTGATTTATGCAAATACTCCGGGAAGCTTTATGGGTATAAAAGTTTCATACGTGATTTTAAAAACTTTAAGTACCGTATTAAATTTGCCTTTTAAAGCGATTAACGGGTTTGAATTAAATAATTTTTTACCTATCAGTGCAAATAAAAGCGTTTCTTTTGTATACGAAAACGGTAATATCGTGCTCAAAAAAGCTAAAAGCACAGCGCTGAAACTGCCGCAAAATTTATCGAAAGTAAATAAAAGTAATGATACAATACCAGATTATGTCATTTCGGCGGTTTAG
- the lpxC gene encoding UDP-3-O-acyl-N-acetylglucosamine deacetylase, which yields MKQTTIAKKVTSVGIGLHKGEPIRLTIEPSSENTGIIFYRSDLGISFKAEPKNVVNTQMATVIGNQKGYISTVEHILSAINGYGIDNIRINVDANEIPVMDGSSISFCMMLDEAGIKNLDASKKAIIIKREVEVKEGEKFVRVSPSKSPKFDYTIKFSNPIIGTQQFAFEFSRKNYVDEIARARTFGFLKDVQMLRSMNLALGGSLENAVVIDDNKILNPDGLRYENEFVRHKILDAIGDLSLLGAPILGDYTAYAASHDLNHKLTLAILTDAKNYEMVSIDEQIAHEYAKIFA from the coding sequence TTGAAACAAACAACAATCGCAAAAAAGGTAACTAGCGTTGGTATAGGGCTTCATAAAGGTGAGCCAATAAGACTTACGATAGAGCCTTCAAGTGAAAATACCGGTATTATATTTTATAGAAGCGATCTTGGCATTAGTTTCAAAGCGGAACCGAAAAATGTTGTAAATACTCAAATGGCGACTGTTATCGGTAATCAAAAAGGCTATATATCTACAGTAGAGCATATACTGAGTGCAATAAACGGTTATGGAATTGATAATATAAGAATAAATGTCGATGCAAATGAAATTCCTGTAATGGACGGAAGCTCAATCAGTTTTTGTATGATGCTTGATGAAGCCGGAATCAAAAATCTTGATGCAAGCAAAAAAGCTATTATAATAAAACGCGAAGTAGAAGTTAAAGAGGGCGAAAAATTCGTTCGTGTAAGCCCAAGCAAAAGTCCGAAATTTGATTATACAATTAAATTTTCAAATCCTATAATAGGCACTCAACAATTTGCATTTGAGTTCAGTAGAAAAAATTATGTTGATGAAATTGCTCGTGCACGCACGTTCGGTTTTTTAAAAGATGTTCAAATGCTTCGTTCTATGAATTTGGCTCTTGGCGGAAGTTTGGAAAATGCCGTTGTAATCGATGACAATAAAATTTTAAATCCGGATGGTTTAAGATATGAAAACGAATTTGTCCGTCATAAAATTTTAGATGCGATCGGCGATTTATCTCTTCTTGGAGCACCTATTTTAGGTGATTATACAGCTTATGCCGCAAGTCATGATTTAAATCACAAATTAACTTTGGCTATTTTGACCGACGCTAAAAATTATGAAATGGTAAGCATAGATGAGCAAATAGCTCACGAATATGCTAAAATTTTCGCATAA
- the pgp6 gene encoding peptidoglycan metallopeptidase Pgp6, giving the protein MRRGKFKILFYFVILVCLVFGIYMFLNSKLFERNAPKIEIEDIIYSNLKTPLPVYIKDDSGIKFVEISLYDGNNKTTIYNENFTVIAPEQRFELTFPKGMMVNKNANYEIEIKATDNSKWNFTMGNTSIKRAKIIIDNKKPFVEVIGKSYKISKGGSAVVVFKANDEMLKDVYIKTNYGKNFIPVKFIKDGFYASLVAWPANQNEFSADIVAVDVAGNESVSRIRYFYQDRNYKISNIKLNENFINGKVSDLADTYAQNSDELKGVDKFKFVNETLRGKNEELIYSFSSKVPETELSNFKISPFYPLKNAAAVASFGDHRIYSWEDNQISESWHLGLDLASVANAEIINSNDGVVVFSGENGIYGLNIGVYYGFGLYAIYGHCSASNFTEGTQIKAGEILGKTGSSGFAFGDHLHFGVLVQGVEVRPEEWMDEKWMKENIYDILENSKEMIRN; this is encoded by the coding sequence ATGAGACGAGGAAAATTTAAAATTTTATTTTATTTCGTGATTTTAGTTTGTTTGGTTTTTGGTATTTATATGTTTTTAAATTCTAAACTTTTTGAACGAAATGCTCCTAAAATAGAGATTGAAGACATAATTTATTCAAATTTGAAAACACCTCTTCCTGTTTATATAAAAGATGACAGCGGCATAAAATTTGTAGAAATTTCACTTTATGACGGCAATAACAAAACAACAATTTATAATGAAAATTTTACTGTAATAGCACCGGAGCAACGATTTGAACTTACATTTCCAAAAGGTATGATGGTAAATAAAAATGCGAATTATGAGATTGAAATCAAAGCAACGGACAACAGCAAGTGGAATTTTACTATGGGAAATACAAGCATAAAACGCGCAAAAATAATAATAGACAATAAAAAACCGTTTGTCGAGGTTATAGGAAAATCATACAAAATTTCAAAAGGAGGCTCGGCTGTCGTTGTTTTTAAAGCAAATGACGAAATGCTTAAAGATGTCTATATCAAAACAAATTACGGCAAAAATTTTATACCCGTAAAATTTATAAAAGACGGCTTTTACGCTTCGTTGGTCGCATGGCCTGCAAATCAGAATGAATTTAGCGCCGATATAGTAGCGGTTGATGTTGCAGGCAACGAAAGCGTAAGCAGAATCAGATATTTTTACCAAGATAGAAATTATAAAATTTCAAATATAAAATTGAATGAAAATTTTATAAATGGTAAAGTCAGCGATCTTGCCGATACTTACGCTCAAAATTCGGATGAGCTTAAAGGCGTTGATAAATTTAAGTTTGTAAATGAAACGCTTCGCGGTAAAAATGAGGAACTTATTTATAGTTTCAGCTCAAAAGTACCGGAAACGGAGCTTTCAAATTTTAAAATTTCGCCTTTTTATCCTCTAAAAAACGCTGCTGCGGTTGCAAGTTTCGGAGATCATAGAATTTATTCATGGGAAGATAATCAAATCAGTGAATCGTGGCATTTAGGACTTGATCTTGCAAGTGTTGCAAATGCTGAAATTATAAACTCGAATGACGGAGTTGTAGTATTTTCCGGAGAAAACGGAATTTACGGATTAAATATCGGTGTTTATTACGGTTTTGGACTTTATGCGATTTATGGGCATTGTTCCGCTTCAAATTTTACAGAAGGCACTCAGATAAAAGCGGGCGAAATTTTAGGTAAAACAGGAAGCTCAGGTTTTGCATTTGGAGATCATCTGCATTTTGGAGTTTTGGTTCAAGGTGTTGAAGTTAGACCTGAGGAGTGGATGGATGAAAAATGGATGAAAGAAAATATATATGACATTTTAGAAAATTCCAAAGAAATGATACGAAATTAA
- a CDS encoding prephenate dehydrogenase: MKVGIIGLGLIGGSLGLCLKDMKLIDRVYGYDLSKENEKTALDLGLVNEILSFDEIKQKCDVIFLAIPVEAIISTLNNLKDIKKDTTIIDLGSAKFKILQSCPAEIRSNFIAAHPMAGTENSGPKAAFKELLNGAVVVICDDKSADEVHIKRAVEIFSFAGMKIVFMDAASHDHHVAIISHLPHAISYSLVNSVLKEENKRNIINLAGGSFTGMSRIAKSSPEMWVDIFKQNKNNILNSIDAFKIELDKCVKMLENDEWDELSKWMFEARKLREIL; this comes from the coding sequence ATGAAAGTTGGTATTATCGGGCTTGGCTTAATTGGCGGTTCTTTGGGGCTTTGTCTAAAAGATATGAAATTAATAGATAGAGTTTACGGTTACGATTTAAGCAAAGAAAATGAAAAAACAGCTCTTGATTTAGGTTTGGTTAATGAAATTTTATCGTTTGATGAAATTAAACAAAAATGTGATGTTATATTTCTTGCAATTCCGGTAGAAGCGATAATTTCTACGCTTAATAATTTAAAAGATATAAAAAAAGATACGACGATTATCGATCTTGGAAGTGCCAAGTTTAAAATTTTGCAAAGCTGTCCTGCCGAAATCAGATCTAATTTCATCGCCGCTCACCCGATGGCAGGAACCGAAAACTCAGGCCCGAAAGCCGCTTTCAAAGAGCTTTTAAATGGCGCTGTTGTAGTTATTTGCGATGACAAAAGCGCAGATGAGGTTCATATAAAAAGAGCGGTCGAAATTTTCAGTTTTGCAGGTATGAAAATAGTTTTTATGGATGCGGCAAGCCACGATCATCACGTTGCAATAATATCTCATTTACCGCACGCAATCAGCTATTCGCTTGTAAACAGCGTTCTGAAAGAGGAGAATAAAAGAAATATAATAAATCTTGCAGGCGGAAGTTTTACCGGAATGAGCAGAATCGCCAAATCAAGTCCTGAAATGTGGGTAGATATTTTCAAACAGAATAAAAACAACATTTTAAATTCCATAGACGCTTTCAAAATTGAGCTTGATAAATGCGTAAAAATGCTTGAAAACGACGAGTGGGATGAACTTAGCAAGTGGATGTTCGAAGCGCGTAAATTACGTGAAATTTTGTAA
- the bamA gene encoding outer membrane protein assembly factor BamA — MKKIAILSLNLISFAAAANIGSVNFEGLNYLSDQVAMDISGIHPGMDANAENINEAIVRLFSQGYFEDVYVKQTGNALTFVVKEKPSISKIDIENVVTNDKDAIKGLIGIKAGQMYDEIAISRAKARIKQFYEVKGFFDTVVEEKVENLNDEKSSVHITLNINRGENIIIKKVNLIGAEKFDYGDFEPVIENKQRELLGWMWGFNDGKTKTFELPNDANKIREEYYKKGYLDASVSEPILKADMNDYSADITYYISEGNRYKVGKIDIQYPENVNLDKEKVIKNLKLQSGDKMNAAWLRKDMGTLEDLVADQGFAYVRILPKTKQDKENSIVDINYIVIPEEKVYIRNVTISGNDKTEDRVIRREMYLTEGNLYSKTDFIDSKNALKRTGYFDEVDIKETRVGADQIDLEVVVKEAPTGSVTGGIGYGSNDGLLLSAGVSEKNIFGTGLQGSINVDKSDDALNGRISLTNPRVFDSKYSLGGMIFASDYDWDDYDEKDYGFSLTAGRKLGRYTNASLTYSFTKSKINGLDAFYKAAGYMDGDHTKSSIIPAISFNNTDDYFIPRSGIIAGASMEFAGLGGDIDYMKARGNFNWYYGLRDYIDWDLIFRYKANAGYMWNTDDDLPINEKLFLGGMKSIRGYSNRSVPKKRICLYGRGCELIGYGGLMSFNNSAELSFPLIERLKMRLIGFFDYGTIGDDSFTEEYRYSTGAGIEWMTPIGPLQLYFVKPLNEKDGDDTNSFEFSIGHSFN, encoded by the coding sequence ATGAAAAAAATTGCTATTTTGTCACTAAATTTAATTTCATTTGCAGCTGCTGCAAATATCGGCTCAGTAAATTTTGAAGGTCTGAACTATCTCTCAGACCAAGTAGCTATGGATATTTCAGGAATTCATCCAGGTATGGACGCAAATGCTGAAAATATAAACGAAGCTATCGTAAGACTTTTTTCACAAGGATATTTTGAGGACGTTTATGTAAAGCAGACCGGCAATGCTTTAACTTTCGTCGTAAAAGAAAAACCGAGTATTTCTAAAATCGATATAGAAAATGTCGTAACTAACGATAAAGACGCTATAAAAGGATTGATAGGAATAAAAGCCGGACAAATGTATGATGAAATAGCTATTTCAAGGGCAAAAGCCAGAATAAAACAATTTTATGAAGTAAAGGGCTTTTTTGATACGGTTGTAGAAGAAAAAGTTGAAAATTTAAATGATGAAAAAAGCTCCGTTCATATTACTTTGAATATAAATCGCGGAGAAAACATCATAATAAAAAAAGTAAATCTGATAGGAGCTGAAAAATTCGATTACGGCGATTTTGAACCTGTTATTGAAAATAAACAAAGAGAGCTTCTTGGCTGGATGTGGGGATTTAATGACGGAAAAACAAAAACCTTCGAACTTCCGAACGATGCAAATAAAATCCGCGAAGAATACTACAAAAAAGGTTATCTTGACGCCAGCGTTTCAGAACCGATTTTAAAAGCCGATATGAATGATTACAGCGCGGATATTACATATTATATAAGTGAAGGAAACCGCTATAAAGTAGGCAAAATAGATATTCAATACCCGGAAAACGTAAATCTTGATAAAGAAAAAGTAATAAAAAATTTAAAGCTTCAAAGCGGTGATAAAATGAATGCCGCATGGCTTAGAAAAGATATGGGAACATTGGAAGATCTTGTAGCCGATCAAGGTTTTGCTTATGTTAGAATTTTGCCGAAAACAAAACAGGATAAAGAAAATAGTATAGTTGATATAAATTATATAGTAATTCCTGAGGAAAAAGTATATATACGAAATGTCACGATTTCAGGTAACGACAAAACGGAAGACCGCGTAATTCGTCGTGAAATGTATCTTACCGAAGGAAATTTATACAGCAAAACGGACTTTATAGATTCTAAAAATGCCCTAAAAAGAACAGGATACTTTGATGAAGTCGATATAAAAGAAACGCGTGTCGGAGCAGATCAGATAGATCTTGAAGTCGTAGTAAAAGAAGCCCCTACAGGAAGCGTAACAGGCGGTATAGGATATGGAAGTAACGACGGCCTTTTATTAAGCGCAGGAGTAAGTGAAAAAAACATTTTCGGAACAGGATTGCAAGGCTCTATAAATGTAGATAAAAGCGATGATGCGTTAAATGGCAGAATTTCACTTACAAATCCTAGAGTTTTTGACAGCAAATACAGCCTTGGCGGAATGATTTTTGCAAGTGACTATGACTGGGATGATTACGATGAGAAAGATTACGGATTTTCTCTCACAGCAGGTCGCAAACTGGGACGCTACACTAACGCAAGTCTTACTTATTCGTTTACAAAATCAAAAATAAACGGACTTGATGCATTTTATAAAGCGGCCGGTTATATGGATGGCGATCATACCAAAAGCTCAATAATACCTGCAATTTCATTTAACAATACAGATGATTATTTTATACCGAGAAGTGGCATAATAGCAGGCGCAAGCATGGAATTTGCAGGTCTTGGCGGCGATATCGACTATATGAAAGCAAGAGGAAATTTTAACTGGTATTATGGACTAAGAGACTATATCGATTGGGATTTAATTTTTAGATATAAAGCAAATGCAGGATATATGTGGAATACGGACGATGATTTGCCGATAAATGAAAAACTTTTTCTTGGAGGTATGAAAAGCATAAGAGGATACAGCAACAGAAGCGTTCCTAAAAAAAGAATTTGCCTTTATGGTCGTGGCTGCGAATTAATCGGATACGGCGGTTTAATGAGTTTTAATAACTCGGCTGAACTAAGTTTTCCGCTTATTGAAAGACTTAAAATGAGACTTATAGGATTTTTTGATTACGGCACAATAGGAGATGATAGCTTCACGGAAGAATACAGATACAGCACAGGTGCCGGCATAGAATGGATGACACCGATTGGACCTCTTCAATTATACTTCGTAAAACCTCTAAACGAAAAAGACGGAGACGATACAAACAGCTTTGAATTCAGTATAGGACATAGTTTTAACTAA